A stretch of Triticum aestivum cultivar Chinese Spring chromosome 1D, IWGSC CS RefSeq v2.1, whole genome shotgun sequence DNA encodes these proteins:
- the LOC123169169 gene encoding uncharacterized protein, translating to MTAIELEARDEPMEQQDGLSSSSSYASSFYAMRQCRICHEEEDESCAAMESPCACSGSLKYAHRGCVQRWCDEKGSTLCEICLQGFEPGYTVPPKKAPAVEVLVTVSEDEDEEEELDGHQGMQYAPSDGPMDGPDAVGCSWCRPLAITFTIILLVWHLIAVVTIEAAEHCAFSLLTMYILRAAGILLPLYAVMRVICMIQHGRRQYRLHQLLEEQRRRNASRRSQEQQQLVISIQ from the exons ATGACCGCCATTGAATTGGAAGCAAGAGACGAACCGATGGAGCAGCAGGacggcctctcttcttcttcctcctacgCCTCCTCTTTCTACGCCATGAGGCAGTGCAGGATTTgccacgaggaggaggacgagagcTGCGCGGCAATGGAGTCTCCCTGCGCATGCTCCGGCTCTCTCAAG TATGCGCACAGGGGGTGTGTGCAGAGGTGGTGCGACGAGAAGGGGAGCACCCTCTGCGAGATTTGCCTTCAG GGTTTCGAGCCAGGCTACACAGTCCCTCCCAAGAAAGCTCCGGCCGTTGAGGTGCTGGTTACTGTCAG cgaggatgaggatgaggaggaggagctggaCGGGCACCAGGGCATGCAGTATGCGCCGTCAGACGGGCCGATGGACGGCCCGGACGCCGTCGGCTGCTCGTGGTGCCGACCGTTGGCGATAACG TTCACCATCATACTGCTGGTGTGGCATCTCATCGCCGTGGTGACCATCGAGGCCGCGGAGCACTGTGCGTTCAGCCTCCTCACG ATGTACATTCTTCGGGCCGCGGGGATCTTGCTGCCGCTCTACGCCGTCATGAGGGTGATCTGCATGATTCAGCACGGGCGGCGCCAGTACCGGTTGCATCAGCTGCTTGAG GAGCAAAGAAGAAGGAATGCATCCAGGCGTAGCCAGGAGCAGCAGCAGCTTGTAATTAGCATTCAATGA
- the LOC123181736 gene encoding pentatricopeptide repeat-containing protein At3g62470, mitochondrial, whose translation MATKPYYAVPLTQHYSMAVKPKPATSACLAAAVHGDLKIAGAALLAAAGALRGDGAAVPLPGAPYPRPHRHIYRPHGPLPPLLPLPCRPPHLAPPLPAPHLTSAAINLRGEGAGAGLLPSRALPLLSARSRSLHAASLAWGADAPFRLAGSRCLSTSTSSASEDDDEGGSPPQVPSSHPEHVGRLCAAIADVITAGADANLEAALSALSLPLSEALVIAVLDRFNHAHKPSRRFFQWAAASGGFAHTPVTYCKMLHILGKARQFETMVALVHEMGKAGALCMDAFKISIKSFAAAGEIKNAVGVFEMMRVNGFDDGVESFNCLLFALAHEGLGKEAAQVFSRMHERYTPDLRSYTAMLMAWCNGKNLVEAGRVWNEMLEKGMKPDVVVHNTMIEGLLRGQRRPEAVKMFELMKAKGPPPNVWTYTMLIRDHCKRGKMDMAKRWFEEMQEDGCQPDVATYTCLLVGYGNAKRMDRVTAMLEEMAQKGCPPDGRTYNALIKLLKNRNMPDDAVRIYKKMINKGLEPTIHTYNMMMKLYFLRGTNYAMGCAVWDEMHRKGICPDVNAYTVFINGHIRHGRPEEACKFIEEMIQKGMKAPQIDYNKFAADFSKAGKPDILFELAQKVKFTGKFDESNVFHQWGERMRSRVKQAVPNQTRSRTL comes from the coding sequence ATGGCAACAAAACCATACTACGCGGTGCCGCTAACCCAACATTATTCCATGGCCGTCAAGCCCAAACCCGCAACCTCCgcttgcctcgccgccgccgtccatggagACCTCAAAATCGCCGGCGCGGCCCTTCTCGCCGCCGCGGGAGCCCTCCGCGGCGACGGTGCTGCTGTGCCCTTGCCTGGTGCTCCTTATCCTCGCCCTCATCGCCACATCTATCGCCCTCACGGTCCACTTCCGCCTCTATTGCCACTCCCCTGTCGGCCACCTCATCTCGCCCCACCGCTGCCCGCGCCACATCTGACCTCCGCCGCAATCAACCTCCGGGGTGAGGGTGCGGGCGCGGGCCTGCTTCCCAGCCGCGCGCTACCTCTACTTTCAGCGAGATCCCGTTCCCTCCACGCTGCGTCGCTGGCGTGGGGGGCCGACGCTCCGTTCCGACTCGCTGGGTCAAGATGCCTCTCGACCTCCACGtcctccgcctctgaagacgacgacgagggggGCTCGCCGCCGCAGGTGCCGTCGAGCCACCCGGAGCACGTGGGCCGCTTGTGCGCCGCCATCGCGGACGTCATCACCGCTGGCGCCGACGCGAACCTGGAGGCAGCGCTCTCCGCGCTGTCGCTGCCGCTCTCCGAGGCGCTCGTGATTGCTGTCCTCGACCGATTCAATCACGCACACAAGCCATCCCGCCGCTTCTTCCAGTGGGCCGCCGCATCTGGGGGGTTCGCACACACACCCGTCACCTACTGCAAGATGCTGCACATCCTTGGCAAGGCGAGGCAGTTCGAGACGATGGTTGCCCTAGTCCATGAAATGGGGAAGGCAGGCGCCCTTTGCATGGACGCCTTCAAGATTTCCATCAAGTcgttcgccgccgccggcgagatcaaGAATGCAGTTGGTGTGTTCGAGATGATGAGGGTGAACGGCTTTGATGATGGGGTGGAGTCGTTCAATTGCTTGCTATTCGCTTTGGCCCATGAGGGGCTGGGGAAGGAGGCAGCTCAGGTGTTCAGCAGAATGCATGAACGGTACACTCCGGACTTGCGCTCATACACAGCCATGTTGATGGCATGGTGCAATGGAAAGAACCTGGTGGAGGCTGGGCGGGTTTGGAATGAGATGCTGGAGAAGGGGATGAAGCCAGACGTTGTCGTGCACAACACAATGATTGAGGGGTTGCTTCGTGGGCAGAGGCGGCCTGAGGCTGTGAAGATGTTTGAGCTGATGAAGGCAAAGGGGCCTCCCCCAAATGTGTGGACTTACACAATGTTGATTCGAGACCATTGTAAGCGGGGAAAGATGGACATGGCAAAGCGGTGGTTTGAGGAGATGCAAGAGGATGGGTGCCAGCCGGATGTTGCTACCTATACGTGCTTGCTTGTGGGATATGGCAATGCAAAGCGAATGGATAGAGTGACTGCAATGTTGGAGGAAATGGCACAGAAGGGATGCCCCCCTGATGGCCGAACGTACAATGCGCTGATTAAGCTGCTCAAGAATAGGAATATGCCAGATGATGCAGTCAGGATATACAAAAAAATGATAAATAAGGGGCTTGAACCCACGATCCATACATACAACATGATGATGAAGTTGTATTTCCTTCGTGGGACGAACTATGCAATGGGTTGCGCAGTGTGGGACGAGATGCATCGGAAGGGGATTTGTCCTGATGTGAACGCATACACTGTGTTTATTAATGGTCACATACGACACGGCAGACCTGAGGAAGCATGTAAATTTATCGAAGAGATGATCCAGAAAGGGATGAAGGCTCCACAAATAGACTACAACAAGTTTGCTGCAGACTTCTCCAAGGCTGGGAAGCCGGACATATTGTTTGAATTAGCTCAGAAGGTGAAGTTTACAGGGAAATTTGATGAATCTAATGTGTTCCATCAGTGGGGAGAGAGAATGAGAAGTCGGGTCAAGCAGGCTGTCCCTAATCAGACTAGGAGCAGGACGTTGTAA